Proteins encoded together in one Canis aureus isolate CA01 chromosome 21, VMU_Caureus_v.1.0, whole genome shotgun sequence window:
- the KLC2 gene encoding kinesin light chain 2: MATMVLPREEKLSQDEIVLGTKAVIQGLETLRGEHRALLAPLVAHEAGEAEPGSQERCVLLRRSLEAIELGLGEAQVILALSSHLGAVESEKQKLRAQVRRLVQENQWLREELAGTQQKLQRSEQAVAQLEEEKQHLLFMSQIRKLDEDTSPSEEKGDVPKDSLDDLFPNEEEQSPAPSPGGGDVAAQHGGYEIPARLRTLHNLVIQYASQGRYEVAVPLCKQALEDLEKTSGHDHPDVATMLNILALVYRDQNKYKEAAHLLNDALAIREKTLGKDHPAVAATLNNLAVLYGKRGKYKEAEPLCKRALEIREKVLGKFHPDVAKQLSNLALLCQNQGKAEEVEYYYRRALEIYATRLGPDDPNVAKTKNNLASCYLKQGKYQDAETLYKEILTRAHEKEFGSVNGDNKPIWMHAEEREESKDKRRDSTPYGEYGSWYKACKVDSPTVNTTLRSLGALYRRQGKLEAAHTLEDCASRSRKQGLDPASQTKVVELLKDGSSGRGDRRGSRDITGGAGARPESDLEEAGPAAEWSGDGSGSLRRSGSFGKLRDALRRSSEMLVKKLQGGGPQEPPNPRMKRASSLNFLNKSVEEPVQPGGTGFSDSRTLSSSSMDLSRRSSLVG; the protein is encoded by the exons ATGGCTACGATGGTGCTTCCGCGGGAGGAGAAGCTGAGCCAGGATGAGATCGTGCTGGGCACCAAGGCCGTCATCCAAGGCCTGGAGACCCTGCGCGGGGAGCATCGTGCCCTTCTCGCTCCCTTGGTAGCTCATGAAGCTGGTGAGGCGGAGCCCGGCTCACAGGAGCGATGTGTCCTCCTGCGTCGCTCCCTGGAAGCCATCGAGCTGggtctgggggaggcccag GTGATCCTGGCACTGTCGAGTCACCTGGGGGCTGTGGAGTCAGAAAAGCAGAAGCTGCGAGCTCAGGTGCGACGCCTGGTACAGGAGAACCAGTGGCTGCGAGAGGAGCTGGCTGGAACACAGCAGAAGCTACAGCGCAGTGAGCAGGCTGTAGCACagctggaggaggagaagcagcatTTGCTGTTCATGAGCCAGATCCGCAAGCTGGATGAGGACACATCTCCCAGC gaggagaagggggatGTCCCCAAAGACTCTCTGGATGACCTGTTCCCCAACGAGGAGGAGCAGAGCCCAG cccccagccctggaggAGGGGATGTGGCTGCCCAGCATGGGGGCTATGAAATCCCAGCACGGCTCCGCACCCTGCACAACCTGGTGATTCAGTACGCCTCACAGGGCCGCTACGAGGTGGCCGTGCCACTCTGCAAGCAGGCACTTGAGGACCTGGAGAAGACCTCAGGCCATGACCACCCTGACGTCGCCACCATGCTGAACATCCTGGCTTTGGTCTATCG GGACCAGAACAAGTACAAAGAGGCTGCCCACCTGCTCAATGATGCCCTGGCCATCCGTGAAAAGACACTGGGCAAGGATCATCCGGCT GTGGCTGCAACATTAAACAACCTGGCAGTTCTGTATGGGAAGCGGGGCAAGTACAAAGAGGCCGAGCCATTGTGCAAGCGGGCACTGGAAATCCGGGAGAAG GTCCTGGGCAAGTTTCATCCGGATGTGGCCAAGCAGCTGAGCAATCTGGCCCTGCTGTGCCAGAATCAGGGCAAAGCTGAGGAAGTGGAATACTACTACCGGAGGGCACTGGAGATCTATGCCACACGTCTTGGGCCTGATGACCCCAACGTGGCCAAGACCAAGAACAACCTG GCCTCCTGCTACCTGAAGCAGGGCAAATACCAGGATGCAGAGACGCTGTACAAGGAAATCCTCACCCGTGCTCATGAGAAGGAGTTCGGCTCTGTCAATG GGGACAACAAACCCATCTGGATGCATGCAGAAGAACGGGAGGAGAGCAAG GACAAGCGCCGGGACAGCACCCCCTATGGGGAATATGGCAGCTGGTACAAAGCCTGTAAAGTAGACAG CCCCACAGTCAACACTACCCTGCGCAGCTTGGGAGCCCTATACCGGCGCCAGGGGAAACTAGAAGCTGCACATACCCTGGAGGACTGTGCCAGCCGCAGCCGCAAACAG GGCCTGGATCCTGCGAGCCAGACCAAGGTAGTGGAACTGCTGAAAGATGGCAGCAGTGGGAGGGGAGATCGCCGTGGCAGCCGAGACATTACTGGGGGTGCTGGGGCTCGGCCTGAGTCTGACCTTGAGGAGGCAGGGCCTGCAGCTGAATGGAGTGGG GACGGCAGTGGTTCCTTGCGGCGCAGTGGCTCCTTTGGCAAACTCCGAGATGCCCTGAGGCGTAGCAGTGAAATGCTGGTGAAGAAGTTGCAGGGTGGTGGCCCCCAGGAGCCTCCTAACCCCAG GATGAAGCGGGCCAGTTCTCTGAacttcctcaacaagagtgtggAAGAGCCAGTCCAG cctGGAGGCACAGGTTTCTCTGACAGCCGCACCCTCAGCTCCAGCTCCATGGACCTCTCCCGACGAAGCTCCCTCGTGGGTTAA